A DNA window from Pseudomonas wuhanensis contains the following coding sequences:
- the nirD gene encoding nitrite reductase small subunit NirD — MSQSTTQRVEAPEIAANAQAWQAVCSQQDLVSNSGVVVWLDGAQVALFYLPQAEGRTLYAIDNHDPQSGANVIGRGLIGSLKGDLVVASPIYKQHFRLEDGSCLEYPEQRLRVWPVRLNAGVVEVAAA; from the coding sequence ATGAGCCAGTCCACTACCCAGCGTGTCGAAGCCCCTGAAATCGCGGCCAATGCTCAGGCCTGGCAGGCGGTGTGCAGTCAGCAGGATCTGGTCAGCAACTCCGGCGTCGTCGTCTGGCTCGACGGTGCGCAGGTGGCGCTGTTCTACCTGCCGCAGGCCGAGGGTCGCACCCTCTACGCCATCGACAACCATGATCCGCAATCCGGCGCGAACGTCATCGGTCGCGGACTGATCGGCAGCCTCAAGGGCGATCTGGTGGTGGCGTCGCCGATCTACAAGCAGCATTTCCGTCTTGAGGACGGCAGTTGCCTGGAGTACCCGGAACAGCGCCTGCGGGTCTGGCCGGTGCGCCTGAACGCCGGCGTCGTGGAAGTCGCGGCGGCTTGA
- a CDS encoding AraC family transcriptional regulator, with the protein MNHHVTADKPPALEVILNEPQQSFRWYEHDYPFDLARWNHHPEFEIHLIREGSGRLLAGDYIGLFEAGHVALIGPGLPHDWISDLGKGEVIAGRDVVLQFDGQMLMQLRDKIPELSELQNLFRQAAQGIQFHGITRKKAARLLEDMGQCQGLQRLCLFLSLLQLLASAPESERQTLASLQYAPMLDALTAQRMSIVFDYILNDLADELRMSVIAQRLDMNEPAFSKFFKRATGHTFVDLTRKLRVQRACRLLAQSSFSVADICFEVGYANLSNFNRHFRHEMQETPSQYRQRLQRVVAVSH; encoded by the coding sequence ATGAACCATCACGTAACCGCAGACAAGCCGCCAGCGCTTGAAGTCATTCTGAACGAGCCCCAGCAAAGCTTTCGTTGGTATGAGCATGACTATCCCTTCGACCTTGCTCGCTGGAACCATCATCCGGAATTCGAGATCCACCTGATCCGCGAAGGCAGCGGCCGGCTATTGGCCGGTGACTACATTGGCCTGTTCGAGGCCGGCCACGTCGCCCTGATCGGCCCCGGTCTGCCACACGACTGGATCAGCGATCTGGGCAAAGGGGAGGTGATTGCCGGCCGCGACGTCGTGTTGCAATTCGATGGTCAGATGCTGATGCAACTGCGCGACAAGATCCCTGAACTCAGCGAATTGCAAAACCTGTTTCGCCAAGCGGCCCAGGGCATCCAGTTTCACGGCATTACCCGCAAGAAAGCGGCCCGACTGCTGGAAGACATGGGCCAGTGCCAAGGATTGCAGCGATTGTGCCTGTTCCTGTCGTTGCTGCAGTTGCTGGCATCGGCCCCCGAAAGTGAAAGACAGACGCTTGCCAGCCTACAATATGCGCCGATGCTCGACGCATTGACGGCCCAGCGCATGAGCATTGTCTTCGACTACATCCTCAACGATCTCGCGGATGAGCTGCGGATGTCCGTCATCGCCCAGCGCCTGGACATGAATGAACCGGCTTTCTCCAAATTCTTCAAGCGCGCCACTGGCCATACCTTCGTCGACCTGACGCGCAAACTGAGAGTCCAGCGTGCCTGCCGTCTTCTGGCGCAAAGCAGTTTCAGCGTTGCCGATATCTGCTTTGAAGTGGGTTACGCCAACTTGTCGAATTTCAATCGGCATTTCCGGCATGAAATGCAAGAGACGCCTAGTCAGTATCGGCAGCGGTTGCAACGGGTGGTGGCGGTCAGTCATTGA
- a CDS encoding methyl-accepting chemotaxis protein, which translates to MGALSELIETNTQQTSAGTQQAISSANFTLGTVLIASLLLLLAQGRWVILSIMGPLQIASRIAESIAHGNLSEPIVEPTRMDEASNLIRSLAIMQRDLRGMIEVVRSNAHGVSGMSQQLSSGCHQVAGSSQQQSVAASTMAAAASEMTASIEEITRHAERALDMANQAEELAKDGGRVIHQVVSDMDGIARSAQQSAQVIRTLDKESEGIFSIIQVIKGIADQTNLLALNAAIEAARAGEQGRGFAVVADEVRSLAGRTSASTQEIAAMVARIQQSTREAVTSMEAGVAQVDKGMAVTADVERAIREILQATLNTTELVNDISRTIGEQSLASNEIAHQVEMIAGMSEGNSKVINQTASTTDELSTLAGQLSQSVDRFRL; encoded by the coding sequence ATGGGCGCTCTCAGCGAGCTGATCGAAACCAACACTCAACAGACCAGCGCAGGCACTCAACAAGCCATCAGCAGTGCCAACTTCACCCTCGGCACCGTCCTCATCGCCAGTTTGTTACTGCTGCTCGCCCAAGGACGCTGGGTCATCCTGAGCATCATGGGGCCGTTGCAGATCGCCAGTCGCATTGCCGAGAGCATCGCCCATGGCAACTTGAGCGAACCTATTGTCGAACCCACCCGCATGGACGAAGCCAGCAACTTGATTCGCAGCCTGGCGATCATGCAGCGCGATCTGCGCGGCATGATCGAGGTGGTTCGCAGCAACGCCCATGGCGTCAGTGGCATGAGCCAGCAATTGAGCAGCGGCTGCCATCAGGTCGCGGGCAGCAGCCAGCAACAAAGCGTCGCCGCCAGCACCATGGCCGCAGCCGCCAGTGAGATGACCGCGAGCATCGAGGAAATCACCCGGCATGCCGAGCGCGCACTGGACATGGCCAACCAGGCCGAGGAACTGGCCAAGGACGGCGGTCGCGTGATCCATCAGGTGGTCAGCGACATGGACGGTATTGCGCGTTCGGCGCAGCAGTCGGCCCAGGTGATCCGCACCCTGGACAAAGAGTCTGAGGGGATTTTCAGCATCATTCAGGTGATCAAGGGCATCGCCGATCAAACCAACCTGCTGGCGCTTAACGCCGCCATCGAGGCCGCCCGCGCCGGTGAACAGGGCCGTGGTTTTGCCGTGGTGGCCGATGAGGTGCGCAGCCTGGCGGGCCGTACCAGCGCCTCCACCCAGGAAATCGCCGCCATGGTCGCGCGCATCCAGCAAAGTACCCGCGAGGCGGTCACCAGCATGGAAGCGGGCGTTGCACAGGTCGACAAAGGCATGGCGGTGACCGCCGATGTCGAGCGTGCCATCCGCGAAATCCTCCAGGCCACCCTCAACACCACTGAGTTGGTCAATGACATCAGCCGCACGATCGGTGAACAGAGCCTGGCCAGTAACGAAATCGCCCATCAGGTGGAAATGATTGCCGGCATGTCCGAAGGCAACAGCAAAGTCATCAACCAGACCGCCTCGACCACCGATGAGCTGTCCACCTTGGCGGGCCAGCTTTCGCAATCGGTGGATCGGTTTCGCCTTTGA
- a CDS encoding ABC transporter substrate-binding protein, translating into MKIIPSAFFLSAGLSSALLCQAAETVTIATVNNSDMIRMQRLSKTFEQLHPDVKLNWVVLEENVLRQRLTTDIATQGGQFDVLTIGTYETPLWGAKHWLEPIKDLPASYDLEDIFPSVRQGLSVNDTLYALPFYGESTITYYRTDLFKDAGLTMPAHPTWTQLGEFAGKLHQPDKEQYGMCLRGKAGWGENMALLTTMSNAFGARWFNEQWQPQLTGPQWTAAANFYVNTLKQYGPPGVSSNGFNETLALFNSGKCAIWVDASVAGSFITDKTQSKVADNVGFVAAPTQVTDKGSSWLYAWSLAIPATSKHKEAAKAFVTWATSKEYIQLVAEKDGITNVPPGTRMSTYSDAYLQAAPFASVTLKMMQHADPAHPSVQLVPYVGIQYVTIPEFQAIGTSVGKLMSAALTGQMPVEQALASAQQTTEREMKRAGYPK; encoded by the coding sequence ATGAAGATCATTCCAAGCGCGTTTTTTCTGTCCGCCGGCCTGTCCTCTGCCCTGCTCTGCCAGGCTGCCGAAACGGTGACCATCGCCACCGTGAACAACAGCGACATGATCCGCATGCAGCGGCTGTCCAAAACATTCGAACAGCTGCACCCTGACGTGAAGCTCAACTGGGTGGTACTCGAAGAGAACGTGTTGCGTCAGCGCCTGACCACTGACATTGCCACTCAGGGCGGTCAATTCGACGTGCTCACCATCGGTACTTACGAAACGCCGCTGTGGGGCGCCAAGCATTGGCTGGAACCGATAAAAGACCTGCCCGCCAGCTATGACCTCGAGGATATTTTCCCCTCGGTTCGTCAGGGACTGTCGGTCAACGACACCCTCTACGCCCTGCCGTTTTATGGCGAAAGCACCATCACCTATTACCGTACCGACCTGTTCAAGGACGCCGGCCTGACGATGCCCGCGCACCCGACCTGGACGCAGCTCGGCGAGTTCGCCGGCAAGCTGCATCAGCCGGATAAAGAGCAGTATGGAATGTGCCTGCGCGGCAAGGCCGGTTGGGGTGAAAACATGGCCCTGCTGACCACCATGTCCAACGCCTTCGGTGCACGCTGGTTCAACGAGCAGTGGCAGCCGCAACTCACCGGGCCGCAATGGACCGCCGCCGCCAACTTCTACGTCAACACCCTCAAGCAGTACGGCCCGCCGGGGGTTTCGAGCAATGGTTTCAACGAGACGCTGGCGCTGTTCAACAGCGGCAAATGCGCGATTTGGGTCGATGCCAGCGTCGCCGGCTCTTTCATCACCGACAAAACCCAAAGCAAAGTGGCTGACAATGTCGGTTTCGTCGCAGCACCCACACAAGTCACCGATAAGGGCTCGTCCTGGCTCTATGCCTGGTCGCTGGCCATCCCGGCGACGTCCAAACACAAGGAGGCCGCCAAAGCCTTTGTGACGTGGGCGACCTCCAAGGAGTACATCCAATTGGTCGCCGAGAAGGATGGCATCACCAACGTACCGCCAGGCACGCGGATGTCCACCTATAGCGATGCCTACTTGCAGGCCGCGCCCTTCGCCAGTGTCACGCTGAAAATGATGCAGCACGCCGACCCTGCGCACCCGTCAGTCCAACTCGTGCCTTACGTCGGTATTCAGTACGTGACCATTCCTGAGTTCCAGGCCATCGGCACGTCGGTCGGCAAGCTGATGTCTGCGGCGCTTACCGGGCAGATGCCGGTGGAACAGGCTCTGGCCTCGGCCCAGCAAACCACCGAACGCGAGATGAAGCGTGCTGGTTATCCCAAGTAG
- a CDS encoding CBS domain-containing protein, with amino-acid sequence MKTAAQLLKLKIVQNQQVHSIAPDQMVLDALKMMAEKNVGALPVIEDGQVVGVISERDYARKVVLQGRSSVGTPVREIMSAPVVTVDSQQSIERCMAVMTDSHLRHLPVLESGELIGLLSIGDLVKEAIVEQADLIRQLEHYIRGH; translated from the coding sequence ATGAAGACAGCCGCACAGTTGCTCAAACTGAAAATCGTACAAAACCAGCAGGTGCACAGCATCGCACCGGACCAGATGGTTCTCGATGCCCTGAAAATGATGGCCGAGAAAAACGTCGGCGCGTTGCCCGTCATTGAAGACGGGCAGGTGGTCGGCGTGATCAGCGAGCGCGACTATGCGCGCAAGGTGGTGCTACAGGGCCGTTCTTCAGTCGGTACGCCAGTGCGCGAGATCATGAGCGCGCCGGTGGTGACCGTCGACAGTCAGCAGAGCATCGAGCGCTGCATGGCGGTCATGACCGACAGTCATTTGCGCCATCTGCCCGTACTGGAGAGCGGCGAACTGATCGGTCTGTTGTCGATTGGCGATCTGGTCAAGGAAGCCATCGTCGAGCAGGCGGATTTGATTCGCCAGCTTGAGCACTACATTCGCGGGCATTGA
- a CDS encoding L-iditol 2-dehydrogenase translates to MKRLEGKSALITGSARGIGRTFAQAYIREGATVAIADINLERAQATAAELGPNAYAVEMDVTDQQSIEGAIAAVIATTGKLDILINNAALFDLAPIAEISRDSYERLFSINVSGTLFTLQAAARQMIRQGHGGKIINMASQAGRRGEALVAVYCATKAAVISLTQSAGLNLIPHNINVNAIAPGVVDGEHWDGVDALFAKYENRPLGEKKRLAGQEVPYGRLGTADDLVGMAIFLASAESEYIVAQTYNVDGGNWMS, encoded by the coding sequence ATGAAACGTTTAGAAGGCAAAAGCGCCCTTATCACCGGTTCTGCCAGAGGCATCGGGAGAACGTTCGCGCAGGCCTATATCCGCGAAGGCGCTACGGTCGCGATTGCAGACATCAACCTGGAACGGGCGCAAGCCACCGCGGCCGAGCTGGGGCCGAATGCTTATGCGGTCGAGATGGACGTGACTGATCAGCAATCAATCGAAGGCGCTATCGCAGCGGTCATCGCTACCACAGGCAAGCTCGATATCCTGATCAACAACGCGGCACTGTTTGATCTCGCGCCGATTGCGGAGATTTCTCGCGACAGCTACGAACGTCTGTTCTCGATCAACGTGTCCGGGACTCTGTTCACGCTACAGGCCGCGGCCAGACAGATGATCCGCCAGGGCCACGGCGGCAAGATCATCAACATGGCCAGTCAGGCCGGTCGGCGCGGTGAAGCGCTCGTCGCGGTGTATTGCGCGACCAAAGCCGCAGTGATAAGCCTCACGCAATCGGCCGGTCTCAATCTCATTCCCCATAACATCAACGTGAACGCCATCGCGCCGGGCGTGGTGGACGGCGAGCATTGGGATGGCGTCGATGCGCTGTTCGCCAAATATGAGAACCGGCCGCTCGGGGAAAAGAAAAGGCTGGCGGGTCAGGAAGTACCCTACGGACGCCTGGGCACGGCAGATGATCTTGTCGGTATGGCGATTTTTTTGGCATCGGCCGAGAGCGAGTACATCGTGGCGCAGACTTACAACGTCGATGGCGGCAACTGGATGAGCTGA
- a CDS encoding copper chaperone PCu(A)C encodes MTSICASRIKQLGIKQLVLGLSLIGMAWQVSAQTQVNDAWVRATVAGQHSTGAFMTLQADSDSKLLSVQSPVANTVQIHQSSMKNDVMSMSQVESVALPTGKPVSFDPHGYHIMLMDLTAQVKEGDKVPLTLTVENAKGEKETIKVDAEARALGMQDHSKMH; translated from the coding sequence ATGACTTCGATTTGCGCATCACGTATTAAACAGCTGGGCATCAAACAACTGGTTCTAGGCCTTTCCCTGATTGGCATGGCCTGGCAGGTGTCCGCTCAAACCCAGGTGAATGACGCCTGGGTTCGTGCGACGGTGGCCGGCCAGCATTCAACCGGCGCCTTCATGACCCTGCAGGCCGACAGCGACAGCAAACTGCTCAGCGTGCAGTCGCCGGTCGCGAACACCGTGCAAATTCACCAATCCAGCATGAAAAACGATGTGATGAGCATGAGCCAGGTCGAGTCCGTCGCGCTGCCGACCGGCAAACCGGTAAGCTTCGACCCCCATGGATATCACATCATGCTGATGGACTTGACGGCCCAGGTTAAGGAAGGCGACAAAGTGCCCCTGACCCTGACCGTGGAAAACGCCAAGGGCGAAAAAGAGACGATCAAGGTTGACGCCGAAGCTCGGGCGCTCGGCATGCAGGATCACAGCAAGATGCATTGA
- the nirB gene encoding nitrite reductase large subunit NirB → MNSNVAALNKLQTLIVIGNGMVGHHCVEQLIERGALDHYRLHVFSEEPMRAYDRVHLSEYFGGRDAESLALGEASLYQTPGVTLHLGVPVLEIDRARRQVITAQGCVAYDKLVLATGSYPFVPPIEGAEGDSRLVYRTLEDLDAIRTAAANAKRGVVVGGGLLGLEAANALKSLGLEAHVVEFAPRLMPVQLDEQGGLALKAQIERLGVGVHLSRGTQSISAGEQYRYRMNFANEEFLEADLIVFSAGIRPQDALARQCALDIGPRGGVVIDDQCLTSDPNIYAIGECAAWNGSLFGLVAPGYQMARGVATLLCNQVAEPFQGADMSTKLKLLGVDVGSIGDAHAQTPGARSYQFIDEATASYRRLVVDADSKRVLGAVLVGDNSYYDTLLQYMQNGIALPSEPASLILPSSTGAPTLGPGALPESATVCSCHNVTKGSICSAIDGGCTDLGLLKSQTKACTGCGGCAGLLKQVFEHELIARGVSVDKSLCEHFAYTRQELYALVRVEGVITFEELLAKHGRGHTGCDVCKPAVGSILASCWNQPIMDASLVPLQDTNDTFMANMQKNGTYSVVPRIAGGEITADKLIAIGVVAKKYDLYTKITGGQRIDLFGAQLHQLPDIWSELIEAGFETGHAYGKSTRTVKSCVGSTWCRYGVQDSVKMALTLEDRYKGLRSPHKLKFAVSGCTRECAEAQSKDVGVIATENGWNLYVAGNGGMRPRHAELFATDLDDETLIRYIDRFLMFYIRTADKLQRTSVWRESLEGGLDYLKDVIINDSLGLGAELESQMQLVVNRYECEWANALKDPEKLKRFRTFVNDQRPDPDIHFVQERGQRRPIMAAELNLIPVTEENA, encoded by the coding sequence ATGAATTCCAATGTTGCCGCGTTGAACAAACTGCAAACACTGATCGTGATCGGCAATGGCATGGTCGGACATCATTGTGTCGAGCAGCTCATCGAGCGCGGCGCCCTCGACCATTACCGCCTGCATGTCTTCAGCGAAGAGCCGATGCGCGCCTACGACCGGGTGCATCTGTCGGAGTATTTCGGCGGTCGCGATGCCGAGTCGCTGGCCCTGGGCGAAGCCTCTCTCTATCAGACGCCAGGCGTAACCCTGCATCTGGGCGTGCCGGTGCTGGAAATCGACCGAGCTCGACGCCAGGTGATCACTGCACAAGGTTGCGTCGCTTACGACAAACTGGTTCTGGCCACCGGTTCTTATCCGTTTGTGCCGCCTATTGAAGGTGCAGAAGGCGACTCGCGCCTGGTCTATCGCACCCTTGAAGACCTCGACGCGATTCGTACCGCGGCAGCCAATGCCAAGCGTGGCGTAGTAGTCGGTGGTGGCCTGCTCGGTCTGGAAGCCGCCAACGCCCTGAAAAGCCTCGGCCTGGAAGCCCATGTGGTGGAATTCGCCCCGCGCCTGATGCCGGTGCAGCTGGACGAGCAGGGTGGCTTGGCGCTGAAGGCGCAAATCGAGCGACTTGGCGTTGGCGTGCACCTGTCCCGTGGCACGCAGTCGATCAGCGCCGGCGAGCAGTACCGCTACCGGATGAATTTTGCCAATGAAGAATTCCTCGAAGCCGACCTGATCGTGTTCTCCGCCGGCATCCGCCCGCAGGATGCGCTGGCCCGCCAATGCGCGCTGGACATCGGGCCGCGTGGCGGCGTGGTGATTGACGATCAGTGCCTGACCAGCGATCCGAACATCTACGCCATCGGCGAGTGCGCTGCCTGGAATGGCAGCCTCTTCGGTCTGGTCGCCCCCGGCTATCAAATGGCCCGTGGCGTCGCGACGCTGCTGTGCAATCAAGTGGCGGAGCCGTTTCAGGGCGCCGACATGTCGACCAAGCTCAAACTGCTTGGCGTCGATGTCGGCTCCATCGGCGATGCTCACGCCCAAACGCCGGGTGCGCGCAGTTATCAGTTCATCGATGAAGCCACGGCCAGCTACCGTCGTCTGGTGGTAGATGCCGACAGCAAGCGCGTGCTCGGCGCGGTGTTGGTTGGCGACAACAGCTATTACGACACCCTGCTGCAATACATGCAGAACGGCATTGCCTTGCCGTCGGAACCGGCCAGCCTGATTCTGCCATCGTCCACCGGCGCGCCAACCCTGGGCCCAGGCGCGTTGCCTGAGTCGGCAACGGTGTGTTCTTGCCATAACGTCACCAAGGGTTCGATCTGCTCGGCCATCGACGGCGGCTGCACCGACCTGGGCCTGCTTAAGTCGCAGACCAAGGCTTGCACCGGTTGCGGCGGTTGCGCGGGGCTGCTCAAGCAAGTGTTCGAGCATGAACTGATTGCTCGTGGCGTCAGTGTCGACAAGAGCTTGTGCGAACACTTCGCCTACACCCGTCAGGAGCTTTATGCACTGGTGCGAGTAGAAGGGGTGATCACTTTCGAAGAACTGCTGGCCAAACACGGTCGTGGGCACACCGGTTGCGATGTGTGCAAACCGGCGGTGGGCTCGATCCTCGCCTCGTGCTGGAATCAGCCGATCATGGACGCCTCGCTGGTGCCGTTACAGGACACCAACGACACCTTCATGGCCAACATGCAGAAAAACGGCACCTATTCGGTGGTGCCGCGCATCGCCGGGGGTGAGATCACGGCCGACAAGTTGATCGCGATCGGCGTGGTGGCGAAGAAATACGACCTCTACACCAAAATCACCGGCGGCCAGCGGATCGACCTGTTCGGCGCGCAGTTGCATCAGTTGCCGGACATCTGGTCCGAGCTGATTGAGGCCGGTTTCGAAACCGGCCACGCCTACGGCAAATCGACCCGCACGGTGAAGTCTTGCGTGGGCAGCACCTGGTGCCGTTACGGCGTGCAGGACAGCGTCAAAATGGCCCTGACCCTCGAGGATCGCTACAAGGGCCTGCGCTCGCCACACAAGCTCAAATTCGCGGTCTCCGGTTGCACCCGTGAATGTGCCGAGGCACAAAGCAAGGACGTTGGCGTGATCGCCACCGAGAACGGCTGGAACCTCTATGTGGCCGGTAACGGCGGCATGCGCCCACGCCACGCCGAGCTGTTCGCCACCGATCTGGACGATGAAACCCTGATCCGTTACATCGACCGGTTCCTGATGTTCTACATCCGCACCGCCGACAAATTGCAGCGCACCTCGGTCTGGCGCGAAAGCCTGGAGGGCGGCCTGGATTACCTCAAGGACGTGATCATCAACGACAGCCTGGGGCTTGGCGCAGAACTTGAATCGCAGATGCAACTGGTGGTCAACCGCTACGAATGCGAATGGGCCAACGCCCTCAAGGATCCGGAAAAACTCAAGCGCTTCCGCACCTTCGTCAACGATCAACGCCCGGACCCGGACATCCACTTTGTTCAGGAACGCGGTCAACGCCGGCCGATCATGGCCGCCGAACTCAACCTTATCCCTGTCACCGAGGAGAATGCCTGA
- a CDS encoding TerC family protein, with the protein MQPLNIGELWMWFAFIVFVLAMLAVDLFVFGGRKAHRVSVREASCWVIAWCALTLTFAGLLWWYLNGEFGPEIAQRKTLEFLTGYLIEQSLSIDNMFVFVMIFSYFAVPPELQRRVLLYGVLGAIVMRGAMIFAGVWLVSQFAWLLYVFGVFLIITGIKMLVFAHQRPDLDKNPLLRWIHGHLRVTAGLHGERFFVMQNGRRWATPMFMVLVLIEASDLIFAVDSIPAIFAITTDPFIVFTSNIFAIMGLRALYFLLADMADRFHLLKYGLAIVLVFIGAKMTLMPWLHMPIEWSLAVVGGIILTSVLLSLILTRKEDQMRSL; encoded by the coding sequence ATGCAACCCCTGAACATCGGTGAACTCTGGATGTGGTTCGCCTTCATCGTCTTCGTTCTTGCCATGCTGGCCGTGGATCTGTTTGTCTTCGGCGGGCGCAAGGCGCATCGGGTATCGGTGCGCGAGGCGTCGTGCTGGGTGATTGCGTGGTGCGCGCTAACGCTGACCTTCGCGGGATTGCTCTGGTGGTACTTGAATGGTGAGTTCGGGCCCGAGATCGCCCAACGCAAAACCCTCGAATTCCTCACGGGCTATTTGATCGAGCAGTCGCTGTCGATCGACAACATGTTCGTCTTCGTGATGATTTTCAGCTACTTCGCCGTACCGCCAGAGTTGCAGCGCCGAGTGTTGCTGTACGGTGTGCTCGGGGCAATCGTGATGCGTGGGGCGATGATTTTCGCCGGCGTGTGGCTGGTGTCGCAATTCGCATGGCTGCTGTATGTGTTCGGCGTGTTCCTGATCATCACCGGGATCAAGATGCTGGTATTCGCCCATCAGCGGCCCGATCTCGATAAAAACCCCTTATTGCGCTGGATACACGGCCATCTGCGCGTCACCGCCGGGCTTCATGGCGAGCGTTTTTTTGTGATGCAAAACGGCCGGCGCTGGGCGACGCCAATGTTTATGGTGCTGGTGCTGATCGAGGCCAGCGACCTGATATTTGCGGTCGACAGCATCCCGGCGATCTTCGCCATCACCACCGATCCGTTCATTGTGTTCACGTCGAACATCTTCGCGATCATGGGCCTGCGTGCCCTGTACTTCCTGCTGGCCGACATGGCTGACCGCTTCCACTTGCTCAAATACGGTTTGGCGATCGTGCTGGTGTTCATTGGCGCGAAGATGACGCTGATGCCGTGGCTTCACATGCCGATTGAATGGTCGCTGGCCGTTGTTGGCGGAATCATTCTGACTTCGGTGCTGTTGAGCCTGATCTTGACCCGCAAGGAGGATCAGATGCGATCCCTGTAG
- a CDS encoding bifunctional 5,10-methylenetetrahydrofolate dehydrogenase/5,10-methenyltetrahydrofolate cyclohydrolase has product MTSSTPAFARDIDGKAISAKVLDEVREEVLALAGQQIYPALAVLLVGDDPASHVYVRNKLLRAKEVGIRSLEYRLPETASQAQVLELIAQLNADPAVNGILVQLPLPASINEQAVIHAIDPIKDVDGFHRENVGGLVQGFEVLTPCTPSGCMRLLRETCGDDLSGLHAVVIGRSNIVGKPMATLLLQANCSVSVVHSRSVDAPALCRLADIVVAAVGRPELIDASWLKPGAVVIDVGINRIASESGNRLVGDVNYASARTVARAITPVPGGVGPMTIAYLLKNTLIASQLQRTALARGQQSVDDLALN; this is encoded by the coding sequence TTGACCAGCAGCACCCCTGCATTTGCCCGCGATATCGACGGCAAAGCCATCTCTGCCAAGGTCCTCGACGAGGTCCGGGAAGAAGTTCTGGCACTCGCCGGCCAACAGATTTACCCCGCCCTGGCGGTCCTGTTGGTCGGCGACGACCCGGCCAGCCACGTTTATGTGCGCAATAAACTGCTGCGCGCCAAGGAAGTCGGCATCCGCTCCCTTGAATACCGTCTGCCGGAAACCGCCAGCCAGGCTCAGGTACTGGAACTGATTGCACAACTCAATGCCGATCCCGCGGTGAACGGCATCCTTGTGCAACTACCCCTGCCGGCCTCTATCAATGAGCAGGCGGTGATTCATGCCATCGACCCGATCAAGGACGTTGACGGTTTTCATCGGGAAAACGTCGGCGGGCTGGTGCAAGGCTTCGAGGTTCTGACCCCGTGCACGCCCAGCGGCTGCATGCGCCTGCTGCGCGAGACCTGCGGTGATGACTTGAGCGGCTTGCACGCGGTGGTCATCGGCCGTTCGAACATTGTCGGCAAACCGATGGCGACCTTGCTGTTACAGGCCAACTGTTCGGTCAGCGTGGTGCACTCGCGCAGCGTCGATGCCCCGGCGTTGTGCCGGTTGGCGGATATCGTGGTCGCGGCGGTGGGCCGGCCAGAGTTGATCGACGCCAGTTGGCTGAAGCCCGGCGCGGTGGTGATCGATGTCGGTATCAACCGCATCGCCAGCGAGTCTGGCAACCGTCTGGTGGGCGACGTCAATTACGCCAGCGCCCGCACCGTCGCCCGTGCGATCACCCCGGTGCCCGGCGGCGTCGGGCCGATGACCATTGCCTATCTGCTGAAAAACACCCTGATCGCCAGCCAGTTGCAACGCACGGCGCTGGCCCGCGGGCAGCAGTCTGTGGACGACTTGGCGTTGAACTGA
- a CDS encoding SCO family protein, whose translation MSTLYTRRTVLHGMSLLSLGLLAGCDDSSKLSFKYGKDLSDKIMGRTFKLKDAQGEYRMLGNYRGLMPMIFFGFTQCPAVCPTTLARAAQAKKLMGRDGERLQVIFITLDPERDTPEMLDKYVKAFDPSFEALHGTLEETAATAKEFGVFFEKIPSGSTYTLSHTATSFVFDSRGNLRLGLSASLTAQECAEDLLTVMEVC comes from the coding sequence ATGAGTACGTTGTATACCCGTCGCACGGTCCTGCATGGCATGAGCCTGTTGAGCCTTGGCCTGCTCGCCGGCTGCGATGACAGCAGCAAGCTGTCGTTCAAGTACGGCAAGGACCTCAGCGACAAGATCATGGGGCGTACCTTCAAACTCAAGGACGCCCAGGGCGAGTACCGGATGCTGGGTAACTATCGGGGCCTGATGCCGATGATCTTCTTCGGCTTCACCCAATGTCCGGCGGTCTGCCCGACGACGCTGGCCCGTGCGGCACAGGCGAAAAAACTGATGGGCCGCGATGGCGAACGCCTGCAAGTGATCTTCATCACCCTGGACCCCGAGCGCGACACACCCGAAATGCTCGACAAATACGTCAAGGCCTTCGATCCGAGTTTCGAGGCGCTGCACGGCACGCTGGAAGAAACCGCCGCCACCGCCAAAGAGTTCGGTGTGTTCTTTGAAAAGATCCCGAGCGGTTCGACCTATACCCTCTCCCACACCGCGACCAGCTTCGTTTTCGACTCCCGAGGCAATTTGCGCCTGGGGCTGTCCGCGTCCCTTACCGCTCAAGAGTGTGCAGAAGACCTGCTCACCGTCATGGAGGTCTGCTGA